From the Winogradskyella forsetii genome, the window GTTTTGACACGAATTTCATGGATTTTCACGAATTATTTTTAAATCTAAAATCTTCAATCGTAAACCTTCAATCTTTTTTCCCAAACTGTTCTCTAGCCTCAGTTTCAATATTCAACTGATTCACTCTAGCATCTACTTTACGTTTAAAGTCTGTATCTGCGATGGTTGCTACATTATCTAAATAACGAATAACTTCTTGTCTTCTAATATCTGAAAAATTTAAACCTTTCATGTTCGATTTCATTAATTCTTGAAGCATATGAAACTTGGTTTCGTAATCCTTTTTGAAATATAGTTCAGGATTCTCAAACCAGTCTTTTTCCAAATCGAAATCGGTCAGTCTTAATGAAATTGCAGATTGAATATTACGCACATCCCTTGAGGAGAAAAATGGAAATATCTTCTGAATCTCTTTATATAAGGCTGCATAGAACATGTGATCATTAGTTTCATGAAGCTTTTCAACTTTATCAAAAGTTTCATGTACACGTTCTTCAGAAGGCTTTTCAACCAAATTGAGAATATCTCCCATGCTCTTTGCCAAACCTTGATCAGACAAGTATTTATAGGTTTCAGGATCGTCCATATTTACAAAATCTGGCATGGTATTTTGTAATTTTCGCCACCAAATGTAATCTTGATCTACGAAATCGTGCTCAGTTCGTGCGCCATCAATTTTAAATCGACCTTGAACACGCGAGATGACCGCTTTATCTAACATTTCAGGTAAATTGGTAAATAAGCCTATTGAACTGTTCCCGTAATTCACGGCATACGCGCCTTCTGTATATCTTAAAAATACGCCAATCACTTCTTTGACACCAGCGGACACACCTTGTGCTGTTCGTTCTTGAAGGTTATTTTCGGCATCATCTATTGGTGCAAATATCAATTTGGTAGGATCTTGCAAAGGTTTCATCCATTCCACCATTTTTTCGGCAGAACCACCTTGAAATGTAGATATTAACGTATCTGGCATGGGATGGAACAAAAAGGGAATATCCAAATTATCGGAATGTTCTTTGAGTCTGGTTGCAATAGCTGCTATCAACATACTTTTACCGGTTCCTGGAATACCATAACCCATAAATACTGGCATAAAACCACCTAATTCCTGAAACGGATTTTTCTGGGCTTCAAAATCGTAGCTCAACATACGTTCCGTTAAACGACGTGCAAAATGCTTGGCATCTCGATTTCCTACAATTTGTTCGAATTGAATTTTGTTGAATTCGATACTTTTAGCTGTACCTTGAAATACGTTTTCCCAACCAGAAACTGCGAAGTCTGAGTTTTCTAACTTATAAGTTCTATCTACAATGGTTTCCGTGTATTCTAAACTGCTTTTACGTAATTGAATTTCATCAATCAAAGCTTCAAAATAAACCACCGTAAAATCTATGACATCTTTATCGGATTTGATGATTTCAGGATGGCCTAAATATTTGTCATAATAAAACAACTGACACGAAACTCCTTTTAAAGGTGTCATAAACGAAACCTCTGGAATGCCAGCAAATTTCTGTTTCATAACCGATAAATCATCTGAAGCATGTGGTTTTAAATCGTGTAAAACTTTATATGCCGTGGCGAATAACATAAACGCCGTCGCTGTGTGCATTTTGCTCTCGTATTCACGTTTTCCAGAGCTATCCAAAGCCGATTTATTTTCGCTTAAACTCGATAAACCAGAAGCATCATAATAAGAATCCTTAATCCAAATACCTAAGGTTAAGCCTTCTTGAACAGCAAACAGCGTGTGATTTAATTTTACAGGAAGTGCAACCGATTCTGGCAATAACCGTTTCTTTAAAGCTAAAATGGTCTTTGAAACCGAAGTGACATTAACATTACTTCCATTATTCGCTCTAGACAAATACAGTAATATAGATTCGTCCTTGGCATCATTATCTTTATTTTTTGCGCGTTGGCTTTGTTCCCATTGTATGGATTTTAGATAGGACGTTGCTTCATCGCGAAGCATATCTAGTTCGTTTTGTTTTATGGGGAATGTTGAGTTGTGTTCCATTTTTAAGTTTTCAGTTGGCAGTCTTCAGTCCGCAGTTCTTACTGTTGTGGCTTATTGTTGCTTTTAAATTAGTCTTGAGTCATAAGTATGCAGTCTTCAGTACTTACTGTTGTGATTTACTGTTACTTTTAATTTGTTTATCTTTTACAATCCGAATTTATTGGGATTTTTCATCATATAATTGATGAGTTTACCTATTTCTTCACTTTTATATTGTAATTCTTGTCTCTTTTCTCCTGAAATATATTCACATGCTAGAGCAAAATCTAACCATAGCTGTTTTTCTGAATTTTCACTATCAGCATCAGATAATTTGCTTTTAAAATGCTTTTCGTATTGTCTTTTCCTATAACCTTCTGCGATATTTGAACAAACCGACCTACTAGACCTCACTATTTGCGATGTTAAGCCAAACATTTCAGATTTAGGAAACTCTTTAGACAATTGAAAAATTTCCATTGCCAAATCGAATCCTTTTTGATAAGCCAATAATGTTTTGAAACTCATTGTTTAGTTTTCAGTTTTCAGTACACAGTCTTCAGTAAAAACATTTACGAACTTGCTTTTATTTTTTATTCTAATAATTCTTTCAAACTAATATTACTATTGTTAAATATTACCTTCTGCAACTGCCAACTGTGGACTGCGCACTGAGGACTTATTTAACTTTGAGTTCAGAAATCTGAATAGGACCTTGTGCCAATTTATTCATAACTTCTGGTGTTTTATTGTAAAGCATTTGAATGATTCTATGTGGGGCGAAAACATAGCGTTCCCTATACATTGCATCCCATTTTTGAAACGTTCGTTTACTAAAAAAACCACCTTCCTTAAATTCACCGCCCGATTTTAATTCATCTATTTTAAAGGAAATAGCATACGATTCCAATGGAATTTCTTTGTTAGCTATGCCTTGTAAAATAGCATGTGTCACTTTG encodes:
- a CDS encoding AAA family ATPase; this encodes MEHNSTFPIKQNELDMLRDEATSYLKSIQWEQSQRAKNKDNDAKDESILLYLSRANNGSNVNVTSVSKTILALKKRLLPESVALPVKLNHTLFAVQEGLTLGIWIKDSYYDASGLSSLSENKSALDSSGKREYESKMHTATAFMLFATAYKVLHDLKPHASDDLSVMKQKFAGIPEVSFMTPLKGVSCQLFYYDKYLGHPEIIKSDKDVIDFTVVYFEALIDEIQLRKSSLEYTETIVDRTYKLENSDFAVSGWENVFQGTAKSIEFNKIQFEQIVGNRDAKHFARRLTERMLSYDFEAQKNPFQELGGFMPVFMGYGIPGTGKSMLIAAIATRLKEHSDNLDIPFLFHPMPDTLISTFQGGSAEKMVEWMKPLQDPTKLIFAPIDDAENNLQERTAQGVSAGVKEVIGVFLRYTEGAYAVNYGNSSIGLFTNLPEMLDKAVISRVQGRFKIDGARTEHDFVDQDYIWWRKLQNTMPDFVNMDDPETYKYLSDQGLAKSMGDILNLVEKPSEERVHETFDKVEKLHETNDHMFYAALYKEIQKIFPFFSSRDVRNIQSAISLRLTDFDLEKDWFENPELYFKKDYETKFHMLQELMKSNMKGLNFSDIRRQEVIRYLDNVATIADTDFKRKVDARVNQLNIETEAREQFGKKD
- a CDS encoding four helix bundle protein, with amino-acid sequence MSFKTLLAYQKGFDLAMEIFQLSKEFPKSEMFGLTSQIVRSSRSVCSNIAEGYRKRQYEKHFKSKLSDADSENSEKQLWLDFALACEYISGEKRQELQYKSEEIGKLINYMMKNPNKFGL